A single region of the Vicia villosa cultivar HV-30 ecotype Madison, WI linkage group LG4, Vvil1.0, whole genome shotgun sequence genome encodes:
- the LOC131597209 gene encoding protein argonaute 4A-like: MEFAFTIKSTSQTTNLKRLPMARRDFGSKGNKIQLLTNHFRIGSTKNEGYLYHYNIILRYQDGQPVEGKRVGRKVMDKLRKTYDVLRSQNFAYDGEKNLFTLDSLHHTRQDFIVVLDEVSSIRVGNYPDTTKRMRFQSQSKTFKVEISHVRKISLQEIGNALRGHKSENYQDVLNVLGVILRQNATKEGCLCIRQSYFHDNPKNITNLDGGIQYCRGFHSSFRATQMGLSLNFDVSATLLIKPGPVVDFLLHNQNIQQPKWIDWSKAKRMLKNIRVKVNNREYKISGLSEMSCKTQMFLIKKGNDVNGEARLKEITIYEYYKRHKNIELHYSIDMPCINVGKPKKPIYFPMELCTLVSLQRYTKVLSNKQRIQLMLESRNNPHERKEALLYSLKSRRYDDEPMLRSFGISIKPCFTQVNGRVLQAPTLVVGKGHVFCPQNGSWNFNNKELIEPVKIKRWAIVNFSSHCDIEHLCNMIKKYSKMKGMFFDSPFHIFEESERHRSESPSSRVSAMYEIIKSKLPGPPTHPPAQLLLCILPIKKNCEIYGPWKRRCLVDEGIATQCIAPTKINDNYITNVLLKINTKLGGMNFLLLSEIERSIPLFSNIPTLVIGMDVSHGSPYQLNVPSVVAVVSSRYWPQISRYRATVRSQSSKVEIIQSLFEPVSDTKDDGIISEVLKDFYATSGRKPQQIIIFRDGVSESQFNQILNFELDEIIKACKHFDESWCPKFTLIVAQKNHHTRFFKVNAPQENVLPGTVIDNTICHPENNDFYMCAHAGKIGTSRPTHYYVLYDEIGFSSDNLQELVHSLCYVYQRSTNAISIVAPIYYAHVAAAQISQFLNFDETKNQKEFIVPGISQVLELPRLHERVMNTMFFC; encoded by the exons ATGGAATTCGCGTTTACAATTAAGTCAACCAGCCAAACTACAAATTTGAAACGCCTACCTATGGCTAGGAGAGATTTTGGATCCAAAGGAAACAAGATACAACTCTTAACTAACCATTTTAGAATCGGCTCAACTAAGAATGAAGGTTACTTATATCATTAtaat ATTATTTTGCGTTATCAAGATGGACAACCTGTTGAAGGGAAAAGAGTGGGGAGAAAAGTCATGGACAAACTTCGTAAAACATACGATGTACTAAGAAGTCAAAATTTTGCATATGATGGTGAGAAAAATTTATTCACTCTTGATTCTCTACATCATACTAGACAAGATTTCATTGTTGTGTTAGATGAAGTTTCATCAATAAG GGTTGGAAATTACCCTGATACAACAAAAAGAATGAGGTTTCAATCTCAGTCCAAAACTTTTAAGGTTGAGATTAGTCATGTAAGAAAAAtctcattacaagaaattggaaaTGCATTACGAGGTCACAAATCAGAGAATTACCAAGATGTATTAAATGTTTTGGGTGTTATATTGAGGCAAAATGCAACAAAAGA GGGATGTCTCTGCATTCGCCAGTCATACTTTCATGACAATCCAAAAAATATAACTAACCTTGATGGTGGTATTCAGTATTGTCGTGGTTTCCATTCAAGCTTTAGGGCCACACAAATGGGTTTGTCTCTTAATTTTG ATGTGTCAGCTACATTACTTATAAAGCCTGGTCCTGTAGTGGATTTCCTACTCCATAACCAAAATATCCAGCAACCAAAGTGGATTGATTGGAGCAAG GCAAAAAGAATGCTTAAAAATATTAGAGTCAAAGTTAACAATAGAGAGTACAAAATCAGTGGACTAAGTGAGATGTCATGCAAAACACAAAT gtttttaattaaaaaaggaaatgatGTTAATGGTGAAGCACGATTAAAGGAAATTACAATTTATGAATACTATAAACGCCACAAAAATATTGAACTTCACTATTCTATTGATATGCCATGTATTAATGTTGGCAAACCAAAGAAACCAATTTATTTTCCTATGGag CTATGTACATTGGTCTCATTGCAACGATACACTAAGGTATTGTCCAACAAGCAAAGAATTCAATTGATGTTAGAGTCAAGAAATAATCCTCACGAAAGGAAAGAAGCTTTGTTATAT TCTTTAAAAAGTCGTAGATATGATGACGAGCCTATGCTTCGCTCTTTTGGAATTTCTATTAAACCTTGTTTTACTCAAGTTAATGGTCGCGTTTTGCAAGCTCCAACT CTTGTTGTTGGAAAAGGACATGTATTTTGTCCTCAAAATGGAAGCTGGAATTTTAATAATAAG GAATTAATTGAACCCGTGAAGATTAAACGTTGGGCAATTGTAAACTTTTCATCACACTGTGATATAGAACATTTATGtaatatgattaaaaaatattctaaaatgaAAGGAATG TTCTTTGATTCTCCGTTCCATATATTTGAGGAGAGTGAGCGTCATAGGAGTGAGTCACCATCTTCTAGAGTTTCTGCAatgtatgaaataataaaatccaAGCTACCTGGACCCCCTACACATCCTCCTGCTCAACTTCTTTTGTGTATTCTTCCAATTAAAAAGAATTGTGAGATTTATG GTCCTTGGAAAAGGAGATGTCTTGTTGATGAAGGGATTGCAACTCAATGCATTGCTCCGACAAAAATTAATGATAATTATATTACTAATGTACtattaaaaattaatacaaaG CTTGGTGGGATGAATTTTCTTTTGTTATCCGAAATTGAGCGTTCCATACCATTATTTTCTAACATACCTACATTGGTAATTGGAATGGATGTTTCACATGGATCTCCATATCAATTAAATGTACCATCAGTTGTTGCG GTAGTTAGCTCAAGATATTGGCCTCAAATATCTCGTTATAGAGCTACAGTTCGTAGTCAATCATCGAAAGTAGAGATAATCCAATCTCTATTCGAGCCTGTTTCAGATACTAAGGATGATGGTATCATcag TGAGGTTCTTAAGGACTTTTATGCAACTTCAGGAAGAAAGCctcaacaaattataattttcaG ggaTGGAGTGAGTGAATCACAATTCAACCAGATCCTCAACTTTGAATTGGATGAAATCATAAAG GCGTGCAAACATTTTGACGAAAGTTGGTGTCCAAAGTTTACTTTGATTGTTGCCCAAAAGAATCATCACACTAGGTTCTTCAAAGTCAATGCTCCTCAAGAAAATGTTTTACCAG GAACCGTTATTGATAACACTATATGTCATCCTGAAAACAATGATTTCTACATGTGTGCTCATGCTGGAAAAATT GGTACAAGTCGTCCTACTCATTactatgttttatatgatgaaattGGTTTCTCATCAGATAATTTGCAGGAATTGGTGCATTCTCTATGCTATGT gtATCAAAGAAGCACAAATGCCATATCTATAG TTGCACCAATTTATTATGCTCATGTAGCAGCAGCTCAAATATcacaatttttaaattttgatgaaacaaaaaatcaaaaggaATTCATTGTACCCGGTATATCTCAAGTTCTTGAGTTACCACGTCTTCATGAACGAGTCATGAATACTATGTTTTTTTGTTGA